From the genome of Populus alba chromosome 10, ASM523922v2, whole genome shotgun sequence, one region includes:
- the LOC118043176 gene encoding uncharacterized protein, whose translation MASCCYSDVLAWIQNLPPITRWNEKNPLSICICSSGSFQPSLNLSVARNLQSPTISFSIIADLNLPISLWSSKPIKTNPKSLKLLDDEAISSLSINLIEDVLGYASNKSWSSSTKVLKTDSVLSHLKDTFNLAFLTLSLLICIYEAPADLRSECLASLKNQLTDSQLRGASKSLMKIMGPNLEEQWMRSLNLAITNWIAELQASHHTLKTPSPLFSYSFSTPGLWKVQLYCPVIAMDIESSSNPPAQERLLFSLKYHQLECVIQFNYKVIVQENWVDVIVNTDNIRCDVVRLVNETLMTEQGAGTDEKHFPSRISLHLTPILQTNIISVSVGKSSANPTREIEMEKGIETSFDPPNSFLGLKVSAGETVSMSLKPWKFEQSVYGSSATMNWFLHDNTDGREVFSNKPPRTALIKPKAWFKNRYSSSYRPFTRQGGVIFAGDEYGKSVQWKVDKSTMGKTMGWEIKGWIWLTYWPNKYRTTYSETRRLQFKEILHLRIPPS comes from the exons ATGGCTTCTTGTTGCTATTCTGATGTTCTTGCTTGGATTCAGAACCTTCCACCGATCACTCGATGGAATGAAAAAAATCCCCTGTCCATATGCATATGTTCTTCCGGCTCTTTCCAGCCATCCCTCAATCTTTCTGTGGCCAGAAACCTACAATCTCCAACTATTTCCTTCTCTATCATTGCAGATCTCAATCTCCCTATATCTCTCTGGTCCTCAAAACCAATCAAAACCAACCCCAAATCATTGAAGTTATTAGATGATGAAGCAATTTCTAGTCTCTCAATCAATCTTATTGAAGATGTCCTTGGTTATGCCTCAAACAAGTCATGGAGCTCCTCCACCAAAGTTCTCAAAACGGATTCGGTACTTTCCCACTTAAAAGATACGTTCAACCTTGCATTTCTAACACTCTCACTCCTCATTTGCATCTACGAAGCTCCTGCAGATCTACGCTCTGAATGTCTTGCTAGTCTCAAGAATCAATTGACTGATAGCCAATTGCGGGGAGCATCAAAGTCACTCATGAAAATCATGGGACCCAATCTAGAAGAGCAGTGGATGCGGTCCTTAAACCTTGCAATCACAAACTGGATTGCAGAGCTCCAAGCTTCCCACCACACTCTCAAAACTCCATCACCACTCTTTTCTTACTCGTTTTCAACCCCGGGATTATGGAAAGTTCAATTATATTGTCCTGTCATAGCCATGGATATCGAAAGTTCAAGCAATCCTCCAGCTCAGGAGAGGCTTCTTTTCTCCCTGAAATACCACCAACTTGAATGTGTCATCCAGTTTAACTACAAAGTCATCGTTCAAGAAAATTGGGTGGATGTGATTGTAAACACGGATAACATAAG GTGTGATGTAGTCCGACTAGTGAATGAAACTCTCATGACTGAACAAGGAGCTGGGACTGATGAGAAGCATTTCCCTTCGAGAATATCGTTGCATCTCACTCCAATTCTGCAAACCAACATAATAAGCGTTTCAGTAGGCAAGTCCTCAGCTAATCCAACAAGAGAGATTGAAATGGAAAAAGGTATAGAAACTTCTTTTGATCCACCAAACAGTTTCCTGGGGCTGAAGGTCTCGGCAGGAGAGACAGTGTCAATGAGCTTGAAGCCTTGGAAGTTTGAGCAATCTGTTTATGGTTCCAGTGCAACGATGAATTGGTTTCTTCATGATAACACGGATGGAAGAGAGGTTTTCTCGAACAAACCTCCAAGGACGGCATTGATAAAACCCAAGGCATGGTTCAAAAACCGGTACTCGAGCTCTTACCGGCCTTTCACTAGGCAAGGAGGGGTGATCTTTGCCGGTGATGAGTATGGAAAGAGTGTGCAGTGGAAGGTGGACAAAAGTACCATGGGGAAGACAATGGGATGGGAAATTAAGGGGTGGATTTGGTTAACGTACTGGCCTAATAAGTATAGAACAACGTATAGCGAGACTAGGAGACTGCAATTTAAGGAAATTCTTCATCTTCGTATTCCACCATCCTAA
- the LOC118043177 gene encoding uncharacterized protein translates to MESSLLLRSFQCNLHTQGLTVGRKLISYPVKRNRRLVSCVKTSEAPTIAKTDDSNKQGSLEKNSQRNATFPNGFEALILDVCDETEVAELKLKVGDFEMHLKRDIGVAKSPFTSSTPLPPPPIPTPPMELSAAVSPAPSPSKSSVEKTTPFTNISFRKSSKMAALEASGASGYVLVASPTVGSFRRNRTVKGKKQPPICKEGDVIKEGQVIGYLDQFGTELPVKSDVAGEVLKLLFNDGDAVGYGDPLIAVLPSFHVIDK, encoded by the exons ATGGaatcctctcttcttcttcgatCCTTTCAAT GTAACCTGCACACTCAAGGTTTGACTGTTGGGAGGAAGCTGATATCTTATCCAGTAAAGAGAAATCGAAGACTAGTATCCTGTGTTAAAACATCTGAAGCTCCTACAATAGCCAAGACTGACG ATTCCAATAAACAAGGGTCATTGGAGAAGAATTCTCAACGAAATGCAACTTTTCCAAATGGATTtgaa GCATTGATACTAGATGTCTGTGACGAGACAGAGGTTGCTGAGCTGAAACTTAAG GTTGGGGACTTTGAAATGCATCTGAAGCGGGACATTGGGGTTGCAAAATCTCCCTttacatcatcaacaccacTACCTCCACCACCTATTCCAACTCCACCAATGGAGTTATCAGCAGCTGTTTCTCCAGCACCATCGCCATCTAAATCCTCTGTTGAGAAAACCACTCCCTTTACAAATATCTCCTTTAGGAAGTCATCAAAGATGGCAGCATTAGAGGCTTCTGGAGCTAGTGGATATGTTCTAGTTGCTTCTCCAACT gttggCTCATTTCGAAGGAACAGAACGGTGAAAGGAAAGAAGCAGCCACCTATCTGCAAAGAG GGTGATGTGATTAAAGAAGGACAAGTGATAGGATATTTGGATCAATTTGGCACTGAACTCCCTGTGAAA TCTGATGTGGCGGGAGAAGTATTAAAGCTCCTCTTCAATGATGGAG ATGCAGTTGGTTATGGAGACCCTCTTATAGCTGTCTTGCCATCATTCCATGTTATCGACAAGTGA
- the LOC118043178 gene encoding PRA1 family protein B3, translated as MSSPTIPISNPQTQSPIATPAFRAFLSRISTSIRQGFSQRRPWSELIDRNYMARPDSLSEAATRIRKNLSYFKVNYITLLALILAFSLLSHPLSLIVLLSLLASWIFLYLFRPSDQPLVILGRSFSDRETLGILVVSTIVVIFLTSVGSLLISASMVGFALVCAHGAFRVPEDLFLDDQEPASAGLLSFLGVTSTSAAAAAAPAIAARV; from the coding sequence ATGTCCTCTCCTACAATCCCAATCTCAAATCCCCAAACCCAATCCCCAATAGCAACTCCCGCTTTCCGCGCGTTCCTCTCCCGCATCTCCACCTCCATCCGCCAAGGCTTCTCTCAACGCCGCCCATGGTCCGAGCTAATAGACCGGAATTACATGGCCCGGCCCGACTCCCTCTCTGAAGCCGCAACCCGCATCCGAAAAAATCTCTCTTACTTCAAAGTCAATTACATTACCCTACTCGCACTTATACTCGCCTTTTCTCTCCTTTCTCACCCTCTCTCACTCATCGTCCTCCTATCACTCCTTGCCTCTTGGATCTTCCTCTACCTGTTTCGACCGTCAGATCAGCCTTTGGTTATTCTCGGCCGTTCATTCTCGGACCGTGAAACGCTGGGGATTCTCGTCGTTTCGAcaattgttgttattttcttgACTAGTGTAGGATCCCTCTTGATCTCTGCTTCGATGGTTGGGTTTGCTCTTGTCTGTGCTCATGGTGCCTTTAGGGTTCCTGAGGATTTGTTCCTTGATGATCAAGAACCTGCTAGTGCGGGTTTATTGTCTTTCCTTGGTGTCACCTCTACCTCTGCCGCTGCTGCAGCTGCACCCGCTATTGCCGCTCGTGTTTGA
- the LOC118043179 gene encoding probable leucine-rich repeat receptor-like protein kinase IMK3 — protein sequence MEHPNKSLNSFYNYPFQNLADSCCMSNKKKEKWKIQSQLQNPFSLYTHIFLLIQLLLISAFQPVSSQVWDGVIVTQADFQALQAFKHELVDPKGILRSWNDSGYGACSGGWIGIKCAQGQVIVIQLPWKGLGGRITEKIGQFQELRKLSLHDNVIGGSIPQELGFLPNLRGVQLFNNRLSGSIPPSLGSCPLLQTLDLGNNLLTGSIPFSLANSTKLFRLNLSHNSLSGLIPVSLTSSSSLIFLYLQYNNLSGAIPNSWGATQKKSNILPLQYLSLSHNFFSGSIPVSLGKLRELREISVSHNQINGAIPVEIGGLSMLRTLDLSNNAINGSLSDSLSNISSLVLLNLENNYLDNQIPEAVGRLHNLSVLNLKGNQFIGHIPATIGNISTLTQLDVSENKLSGEIPDSLADLNNLISFNVSYNNLSGPVPIPLSQKFNSSSFVGNIQLCGYSGTAPCPSQAPSPSVPVPPPPEKPKKHHRKLSTKDIILIAAGALLVVLLIICCILLCCLIRKRAASKSNKGQATTRAAAATGEKGVPPAAGEVESGGEAGGKLVHFDGPMVFTADDLLCATAEIMGKSTYGTVYKATLEDGNQVAVKRLREKITKGQREFESEVNVLGKIRHPNLLALRAYYLGPKGEKLLVFDYIPKGSLATFLHARGPDTQIDWPTRMKIAQGMTRGLFYLHNNENIIHGNLTSSNVLLDERTNAKIADYGLSRLMTAAASTNVIATASVLGYRAPELSKLKKANTKTDVYSLGVIILELLTGKSPGEAMNGVDLPQWVASIVKEEWTNEVFDLELMKDASVIGDELLNTLKLALHCVDPSPSARPEVQLVLQQLEEIRPETAASPGPSGDDGAGVPSTSD from the exons ATGGAGCATCCAAATAAATCACTCAATAGTTTTTACAACTACCCTTTCCAAAATCTTGCCGATTCATGCTGCATGTCCAataagaagaaggagaaatggaaGATTCAGTCACAATTACAAAATCCCTTTTCTCTATACACCCACATTTTCTTGCTTATCCAGCTTCTGCTCATTTCTGCATTTCAACCAGTTTCGAGCCAAGTTTGGGATGGTGTGATTGTCACCCAAGCTGATTTTCAAGCACTGCAAGCCTTCAAGCATGAACTGGTTGATCCGAAAGGCATCTTGAGAAGCTGGAATGACAGTGGCTATGGAGCTTGTTCTGGTGGTTGGATTGGAATCAAGTGTGCTCAAGGCCAAGTTATTGTAATCCAGCTTCCTTGGAAAGGACTAGGAGGCAGAATCACAGAGAAAATTGGCCAATTTCAAGAACTAAGAAAGCTTAGCCTCCATGACAATGTCATCGGTGGCTCAATCCCTCAAGAATTGGGATTTCTCCCCAATCTTAGAGGTGTTCAGTTATTCAATAACAGGTTGTCAGGTTCAATCCCACCTTCATTAGGTTCTTGCCCTTTGCTTCAAACTCTAGACCTTGGTAATAATTTACTCACTGGGTCTATCCCCTTTAGTCTTGCAAACTCTACCAAGCTTTTTAGGCTCAATTTGAGCCACAATTCACTTTCGGGTTTAATCCCAGTTAGTCTCACAAGCTCTTCTTCCCTGATTTTCCTTTATCTTCAATACAATAACCTCTCTGGTGCCATTCCAAACTCTTGGGGTGCAACGCAAAAGAAGAGTAACATTCTTCCACTTCAGTACTTATCCCTTAGTCACAACTTCTTTTCTGGAAGTATTCCTGTTTCTTTGGGCAAGCTGAGAGAGCTCCGAGAAATTTCTGTTAGTCACAACCAAATAAATGGAGCTATACCTGTTGAAATAGGGGGGCTTTCTATGCTTAGAACACTTGATCTTTCCAATAATGCCATTAATGGAAGCTTGTCTGATAGCCTTTCCAATATATCCTCTCTTGTTCTGTTGAATCTCGAGAACAATTACCTTGATAACCAAATTCCAGAAGCCGTTGGCAGATTGCATAATCTCTCTGTCCTCAACTTGAAGGGAAACCAGTTTATTGGTCACATTCCTGCAACAATAGGAAACATTTCTACACTCACACAGCTTGACGTGTCCGAGAATAAGCTCAGTGGAGAAATTCCGGATTCCCTTGCCGACCTAAATAACCTTATTTCATTCAATGTTTCTTACAATAACCTCTCAGGTCCTGTTCCCATTCCTCTATCTCAAAAGTTCAATTCAAGCTCTTTCGTGGGGAATATTCAACTATGTGGATATAGCGGTACTGCTCCATGTCCTTCCCAAGCGCCTTCCCCAAGTGTCCCAGTTCCACCACCACCAGAGAAACCGAAGAAACATCATCGTAAACTGAGTACAAAAGACATAATTCTCATTGCAGCAGGAGCTCTTCTCGTTGTATTGCTTATAATTTGCTGTATTTTGCTCTGCTGCTTGATAAGGAAAAGGGCtgcatcaaaatcaaataaggGTCAAGCCACGACAAGGGCAGCAGCGGCAACAGGCGAAAAGGGGGTCCCGCCTGCGGCAGGTGAGGTTGAATCTGGTGGAGAAGCTGGAGGGAAACTAGTCCATTTTGATGGGCCAATGGTTTTTACAGCTGATGATCTTTTGTGCGCAACTGCTGAAATTATGGGAAAGAGCACTTATGGGACTGTCTATAAGGCCACGTTAGAGGATGGGAATCAAGTTGCAGTGAAAAGATTGAGAGAAAAGATCACCAAGGGCCAAAGAGAGTTCGAAAGCGAGGTTAATGTGCTTGGTAAAATCCGGCACCCAAATCTTTTGGCATTAAGGGCATATTATTTGGGACCTAAAGGAGAGAAGCTTCTTGTTTTCGACTACATACCTAAAGGGAGTCTGGCAACATTCCTCCATG CTAGAGGACCTGATACACAAATTGATTGGCCAACAAGAATGAAAATAGCTCAGGGCATGACGCGCGGCCTGTTCTATCTTCACAACAACGAAAATATCATACATGGAAACCTTACATCAAGCAATGTCCTTCTTGATGAACGCACAAATGCAAAAATCGCAGATTATGGCCTATCTCGGCTAATGACAGCTGCTGCCAGCACTAACGTAATTGCAACTGCAAGTGTATTAGGATATCGAGCACCAGAGCTTTCAAAGCTTAAGaaagcaaacacaaaaacagATGTATACAGCCTTGGAGTGATTATTTTGGAACTTCTTACTGGGAAGTCTCCTGGTGAGGCAATGAATGGAGTGGATTTGCCCCAATGGGTTGCCTCTATAGTCAAAGAAGAGTGGACTAACGAAGTTTTTGACTTAGAATTGATGAAAGATGCCTCGGTAATCGGTGATGAGTTGCTCAACACATTGAAATTGGCTTTGCATTGTGTTGATCCCTCACCTTCAGCACGACCAGAAGTTCAACTAGTCCTCCAGCAGTTGGAAGAGATTAGACCAGAGACAGCTGCAAGTCCCGGACCTTCCGGAGATGACGGTGCAGGAGTTCCTTCAACAAGTGATTAA